The sequence below is a genomic window from Branchiostoma floridae strain S238N-H82 unplaced genomic scaffold, Bfl_VNyyK Sc7u5tJ_1564, whole genome shotgun sequence.
TGATTATTAACTGACCAGACAATGAATGTAAAATAGAATTGGTAAAATACGCTTTAATCTCCTAAATCTTATTATATGTTATATCATTGTTGTTTAAACTTCATTTATTATGAAAAATTTACGTACAAAGTGTGTTTATTTTATTATCTGTCTCCCCACTTGGCATTGTCGCATATCCTAGACTGACCTTTGAACTTCCTTTGAGTTTCCCGCTCTTTTTTGACCGAGTTCTGTCAGAGGAGGATTCAGAGACGAGTCGTCGGCAATTTTATCCCATACCACGGTAAGGCACGGTCACCAAAATTGCCACAACGTTGTTTAACAAAACTATTGAACCGAATGCTTGGTAATGTGATTTTGGTACAAGATGATCTCCAACGCAACTTGAAAACTGAGTGGTTTTAAATTTCCTGGATCGCGACGCGGCTTCCATCTGTTTCTTGTTATATACTCCAGGAAAAGAAGGAAATGGGGAGGGGTGGGGTGGGTCAATGGAAAGTAGACTGAACAGGGGATTGGGGATAGAAAATATGGATTGGACAGGAGGGTTGGgtcaaagaaaaataaatttgacgggattcaaggtcaaagaagaataGATTTGACAGGGGTTAACCTTAGGTATATAATTAATGACTGCATTGGACAGGAGGGTagggacaaacaaacatggatTGGACAGGGGGTTTGGTCGGATCAAAGAAATCTGGATTGGACAAGTGGGACATTTATTGTATTGTCTAGTCTCATATATTCATCATTGGCCTCCGTCCGTCTAAAGAGACGATGGGTTTTGGtcatggtcgacatcttctttGGTGGCTGAACAAGCCGATCCTGGAGTGACAGTCTCTGCCGCATCCTGCACATATGAAGATGTTTGTGATGGTAGATGCTGTCTTCTGACGACGCTGGTCTCTGAGTTGGGATCTGGTAGCGTCAGCTTCCTTCACCCCTGCTTTTACAGTTTGTCTCCATGCTGATCGGTCAGTTGCTATTTCTTCCCAAGAGTCTATGTCAATGTTAGTGTTGTGTTTCAAACCGAGCGAATGTGGCGGTGTATCTCAGGTGTGGGCGACCAGTTGGACGTGAACCGCACTCAAGCTGGCCATACAGAAGGTCCTTCGGAATACGCCCTTTCCCCATACGGCGAACATGTCCCAGCCATCTCAGGCGGCGTTCACTGATCATTGCAAATAAAGTCCTGGAGTTGGACCTCTCAAGAACATCAGTGTTTGTGACCTTGTCCTGCCATTTGATTCCCAGAATCCGGCGAAGGCACCGCATGTGAAATGCATTGAGCTTTGCTTCTTGTTTGGTATATGTCGTCCATGTTTCACTGCCATAGAGGAGGGTGCTTAGCACACAGGCCTGGTACACCTTCAGCTTGGTGTTTGTTGTAAGGTTTTTGTTTTCCCAAACTCTTTTGTTGAGTTTGCTCATAACGGAAGCTGCTTTTCCAACCCTTGTGTTTATTTCAGCATCCAGAGACAAGTTTTTGGTGACAGTGGATCCCAGGTACGTGAACCGATCAGTCACAGCAAGCAAGGAGCCGTTGATCGATATTGCCGGAGGGATTGACTCATCTTGGGCCATCACCTCAGTCTTCTTTATGCTAATTGTTAAGGCAAACTCTTTGCAGGCATTTGAGAACCTGTTCATCAGACGCTGGAGTCCATCTGGTGTATGACTCGCAAGAGCTGCATCATCGGCAAATAGCATCTCCCTAAGGAGCACGCGAGTCACCTTTGTTTTGGCGCGTAAGCGGGCCAGGTTGTACAGTTTGCCATCGTGGCGGGTGTGGATGAAGACCCCGTCATCGGAGGACTGAAAGGCATACATCAGGAGCAGTGAGAAGAAGATCCCGAATAGTGTCGGGGCAAGTACACAGCCCTGTTTAACTCCACTGAGAATCGGGAAAGGCTTGGAGGTGCTACCCTCAAAACTGGCAGTGCTTTTCATGTTGCTGTGGAAGGACTTGATTATGCTGAGTAGCTTTGATGGGCAACCTATCTTCTCAAGCAGCCTGAACAGTCCACTGCGGCTTACAAGGTCGAAAGCCTTTGTGAGGTCGACAAAGGCAAGGAACAGGGGTTTCCTCTGCTCCCGACACTTTTCCTGGAGCTGTCTCACCGAGAAAACCATGTCAATAGTGGAGCGCCCCGTTCTGAACCCGCATTGTGCCTCTGGGTACACGCGGTCGGCTAGTACCTGTAGTCTGGCCAGAGCCACACGAGCGAATACCTTCCCCACTATGCTAAGCTCATTGTAGAACTTGTCCTTTGTCTCAGTAGCAGAATTTAGCGTGGGtgcatacacagacacaaagtTGACTGGGCCGTTTGTGGAGTTTAGACGAAGGCTCAGTAGCCGTTCGGTACCACCAGAAGGTGCTTCTATCATAGCTAGGAGAGATGTTCTTACTGCAAACCCAACACCATGTTCACGTCTTTCATCTTGGTGTTTCCCCTTCCAAAAGAAGGTGTATTGGCTTTCCTGAAGTGAGCCATCATTTGCAAGTCTAGTTTCTTGAAGCGCTGCAATGTCCACGTTTAGCCGAGCGAGTTCGGCATCTATAACTGCTGTTTTTCGGCTATCATCAATAAGTTGCAAGTCATCTGACAGTCCTGTTAACATTGTCCTTACGTTCCAGCTTCCTATTCGAAGTGTTGGAGACTTTCTTTGCTTCGTTTGGGTGGGTGTGCTAGATGTCGGCCTGCTTTTCAAGCGTGTCAGCGCCCTATGCCCCCTACACCCCAAAGGAGCAGCAGACCGTGACGGATCAGCACCTTATTGGCTGGGGGCTGCCCAGCTTAAGGCGGGCGGTAGCTGAATCAGTGGAGCATGGCGGCTCCTCCCACCGTCGGAGTCAACCCGTGGCGCCCTTTTTTACGCCAATTGAAATAGGACTTATTACCCGTAACTGCTGACTCCCGTGTTGTGTCTTTGCTTGTAACCACAAAGATGGAGTGACCTCTCCATGACGCAAAAACGCCCGGGCAGGGTTATGGAGATCCTGGGTTGCCCAAGCGTCAGGACCCCCCTCTCGGCCTCGCAGGTGTGGTCCAGAGGAAAGCAGTGCAGTACATCTGGCACCAACTTGGCTGCAGGAGCTGCCGGAGAAAGTTGACTAGTAGCCGAATCTAACCCGCCTAACGAGGCTCCACTCCGGGTTTTCTGTCAGGATTTGCTTCCTTAGCCTTCCACTATCCCTAGCACTCACAAGGCAGTGAGACTATTTACCCATAGTTGGGGCCCTTAACAGGTGCTGTCACTCCGGGCCAGAGTGAGCCTGGGAGTAGTGATAGCTAAGGGGTCACTCCACTCTCCCCACAACCATGACAGCCTTGCCATGGCCCTATCACCGGTTGCAGTTTAATGTCATACCCAGGACCAATCTCATATATTAGAGGCATGAGAAATGGGATCAGGTTACCACTGCACGTAGATTAGAATCTGTTCTCTTGTGTCTAGAAATATAACCGATCAATATTTGTTGTTTGCCAGAATCAAGGAATGATGGCAGCACCGAGATCACTGGCATCATTTGACTTCTGCCACAATCCACACGCAGGCTCCCTCTTGCAGGGCTTGCAGGAACTGCGATCTGACAACCAACTGGTTGATGTTACGCTCTGCGTCTCAGGAAAAGAGATTCCGTGCCACCGAAATGTCTTGGCTGCTTGCAGCGAGTACTTTCGTGCAATGTTCTGTAATGGGCATCGTGAGAGCCAAGAGCATAAGGTAACCATTCACGAAGTCAACAGTGATGTAATGCAGCTTCTTGTTGACTATGCATACACGTCAAAAGTCACCATCACCAAGGACAAAGCTGCAGAACTACTGGAAGGGGCCAACTTCTTCCAGATCCAACCTGTGCGTGATGTTTGTGTGAGTTTCCTATTCAGCAACCTGAGTGCTGAAAACTGCCTGCAGATGATGCAGTTAGGCAACATGCTGTCCAGCCAAGATTTGGAGGATAAAGCGAGAGTGTACGCCATGAAGGAGTTTGTAGAAGCTAGTAAAACACCGGCCTTCCTTTCTCTGACGAAGGACCAGCTTGTCGCACTCATCTCATCTGACGAACTAAAAGCGAGAGAAGAAGTCGTCTACACAGCAGTGATGGCGTGGATCAACCATGACaccaggaagaggaagaaggagATGAGAGAGCTGATGGAGCTGGTCAGGTTTCCCTTCATGGACAAGCTGTATTTTTTGGAGAATGTGGAGACCAACGACGCTATACGCAAGTCTTGCCAGGATCTAGTGATGGAAGCTCACAAGTTTCACCTGTACCCAGGAGAGGTCCAGTCACCTCGCACCGTTCCCCGCAGCGCAAGTGGTTGGACAGAGATGGTCTTGCATATCGGAGGCATAATAAAAAAAGGATCTGGGGAAGACAATCCTACAGTTTACAAACACAATGTCTCAACAAGGTATCGTCTTCTGGCCTTTATTAATAAAGACGTTGTACCAGTATTTGCTGTCGCTTCCCTGGGTACAGATGGCGTTATTTTCTCTTCTGGCAAGAATGTCTTGATGTTCCAGCAAGAAGCAAGGTTAATACTGACAGGCTGTTCCAGACTTGACGACATGATGACAGAGCGGCACGATCACAAACTTGCAGTGACACGTGGCAAAGTGTATGCCATTGGTGGCAGAAATGATGATGTTTCTGCCCTAGCATCGGTTGAGGTCTACGACCTGAGAGAAAAGTTTTGGAAAGACGGTGTAGCACTCCCGCAAGCAAGGTACAACCATGCTGTTGCAGTTTTGGATGGCAACATATACGTGATAGGTGGGTATGATGCAGAGAGGAAACTAACCTCTACTGTGTTTCGCTTCAAGCCAGGTGACTCCGAGTGGCACCAACAAAAGGATATGCCTGTTAGAGGAGCATGTATCTCAGCCGCAACTCTCAATGGTAACATTTACGTTGCCGGACTACGTTCCAAAGTGTTGTGTTTCAAACCGAGCGAATGTGGCGGTGTATCTCAGGTGTGGGCGACCAGTTGGACGTGAACCGCACTCAAGCTGGCCATACAGAAGGTCCTTCGGAATACGCCCTTTCCCCATACGGCGAACATGTCCCAGCCATCTCAGGCGGCGTTCACTGATCATTGCAAATAAAGTCCTAGGATACATGAACGGCAGTCTGTTTTCCCATGCTTGTGTCACTGTACTTAACTACAGTCGTTATGAAACCATATCACTGCCATAAACTGGAGTGTGCATATTTTGGTACTGTATGTCAATGAGCAGCTGCCAAATAATGAAGATTCCAACATTTTACCATGAACAGTGAATGATGTTTTGTAGTCCAGCAGGACGTCAATACATGGATAAgtaccaggcttttagctagaattttattatagggggtccaaatttattggtgagtcACTAAGCGATATATGTAGTCGCGACTATTTATAGGGGGATCTTGggacatccaccttccatggtgcagagttttcagGAAGTCTAATTTAAGATGGTGCATTGTAAGGTATCCAGGggccaaaattactgtcagagggGTCACAATAGAAgactgaccacaaatgacctagtggcttccctggtcaatcagaagtTCATGCTTGTCTGAGGATCTGTTctccagtgtaagggcgtcttGTGTGTCCAATTTCTTAACAGAATGATAGACAAAGTTTGGATACAACCTccacaaatagataaataagacTTCTCTGTAAATTCTACTAACTCAGACTATTTGATTAGTTGCCCAATTTGCAGCATACGTTATTATTTTAAAACTCAAGATTTAAATGAAAGGTAACAagtagaaatagaaaaaggaaaaaagtagAGATGGATATTTGACTAATTGTTTTCATTCTAATTTTTTACTAATATCACATGAATAGTATCAAATGTGTAAGTTTCTTCGCATTTTGATGTAACCATGATCTAATGTTATAATttacaagtttttttaaaaagaaaactgtgacACATGTGTGGGTTTATTTCAATGTACTAAAGTTGaaagagtacatgtatgtgttaggcctaggaaaaaagtgtttcctgtttccaaaTTAATGTAgatatgaatagataaatagatataaaTACTTATAGACTTCCCTGTTCTACCTTGATTTATGCTATTTATTTCCttgattgcctgcattttattcattttatcgCCACCTCGTTCTATTTTCAAAGTAGACCATGTTGAttccattatatggatgacatcatctaggaaccccaaaactgatgcgagtgtgcattaaaaaatatgaaatctaagtggtcaggatgTCAACATGGCCTTTGGGAGATCTTTCCAAATAACATTTATGATAGTAACATACGAGGGTGATCAATAAGCTCtcagcctcacccagaaataataagcacaactcagatttagTATCATAGATGtcatgtataaagtcttttaTGAATGTGTATGATCGTACCAATATttaaatcattgtgatcatcactttacaggcgacacccagtaacagtaacagtaggTAAAaagaagggaaaagaaaacataaGATTATTGAGCGGCGACCTGAGATGTGCAGGTCAACTTACTCTGCTGAAATTCACATAAGAAGGGAATCCCCataaaacattttgacaatgtgttcaaataatttACGTCAttgggaactcgacccacacatgtccgATCACAGTTTATCCTTGTTCTTCTCGCaacttacctactgattttcaaaaagacatTGCCTGGAatgtaatgactgcaatgatttgaaatttagagGATATTGATATGACTGATTAACAACAGAAGTatttctgtgcaaatttataTAAGTATTACGGGTATGTAGCTACACTTAGGCTTTGGGGTAGCCTGAAATCTTCACTCAGTGTCATGGAAACGGAATTGGTCAATGTCACTTTACATTTCAAAGAAATTTGAATCCTTCTGTTTTAGCCCTTTCAGTTTCACAACAGCATCCGGGATCAAAACATCCAAAGAAATCTCGCTcttttttctttacaacatGGAATACActatcctcctacgcagggacatccaacagccaaaccgcctgtctggatgtaccctgcccTTTCAACCTTCACTTTTAGGTCCTGtggatgccccccccccccccaaaaaaacagctgtcagccaatcagagaataggcctttctgttttcaaaaggggtcttgCATATAGTATACTAAacgggtaagctcattaatatttataagcagggcggtcaggaactaagggtgacggttgaaagagcagggtacatccagacaggctgtttggctgttggatgttcCTGTGTAGGAGGATAGGAATGCACAAGTTCCACCAATAGATACCACATGAAGCGGTATGTAGACTCCGGCCTGTGGGTAGCAAACACTAACGTTACCCAGAGTAGTCTAGTACCTAGTTTGGATTAGAAGTAGCTTCTGATCACATGCACATTTTATCACATGAAAATTGGTCTGAGAGGTGAGAGTGATGATTAATCTCGACTCAGAAATAATTCTTTTAAAATTGAAAAGCAGCTTGTACCAATCATTTCTGTCCAAAAAAAGCTGACCAAAGTCTAGACAATTACTTAAACGCTGTTGCAGGCCAGGTAGTTTCTGTAGCAACAAAATCCAGAGGCCAGTCCCTTGTTTTTGGAACGGGATGCAGATCCACCTGCTCTTCTACACCAGTTTTGGTATCTTTGGACATGGCCAGTGACTAGCTTACCAACGTATAGACATTCAATTTTTCGCTTGTCTTGTCCTCTCGACAAAGGCAAGTACGAAAGCAAGTTTCCCCGCTGTTTCAGCACTAGATTCTAAGCCAATAATTCTAGTCACAAGACTACCTGGCCACAATCTCTGAGGTACTGCAGACGACGCAGAATTTGCCAGAAAGGTAACATTCTGATCAATCAGACGAGCAATGTCTGGAAGTACCGTAGAGCCACGGTCCGTACAGATGCAGCTGCGGGACGTCACCGTTCATCACACGCCTGGAGCAGACAATGAGACTGTTTATGAAAATGACGATGTGGCAGAAGGTGGTTATGACAATGACGATTGTGTGGCAGAAGGTGTTTATGACTGACGATGATGTGGCAGAAGGTGGTTATGACAATGACGATGATGTGGCAGAAGGTGGTTATGACAATGACGATTGTGTGGCAGAAGGTGTTTATGACTGACGATGATGTGGCAGAAGGTGGTTATGACAATGACGATGATGTGGCAGAAGGTGGTTATGACAATGACGATGATGTGGCAGAAGGTGTTTATGACAATGACGATGATGTGGCAGAAGGTGGTTATGACAATGACGATGATGTGGCAGAAGGTGGTTATGCTGATATGGACGAAggtgtttatgaaaatgaagacaatgATGGACACGGATACCAGGATTTAAATGAACCATCTGGAAGTGCAAACCCTCCTTCAGGTAAGCCACTTACAAATACTACAAATAAGCAAGCTTCCTCCACTAAGTTCGTTTGAAGTTGGAACTATATCGTTGTATTGATCTCGTTTAATGCCCGCCAATATGCAAAACGACCTTTTCTATTATTACTACTATTTGGTTGTAAATATTCCCTTGCCCCAATAtaaccattctcctacgcagagacatccaacggcgccagaaAAAACGCCTCTTGTTTGTacgtactctgctatctcaaccgtcaccatcagttcctgtacGCGTCGCCAAAAAACAGCTGtaagccaatcagagaataggcctttcatttttcaaaagaGAACTaaaagggtaagctcattaatatttataagcagggcttTCTGGTGCCGTTGGATGTCTGTGCATGAGCATGCAATACAACACATGAACGTTATTCTATAGGATCGTTAGTTTAGtactattgttttgttttatagaaAAAGTGGTCCACAACACTTTATCATAACTCCTGGcaattttattgttgttgtttttcaaggtATCTGAAGCCTCTATCGAGAATTTTCTTATGATTCGATCACTGCGTTTGCTGTCTTGTGCGGCGGGGAAAACAGCAATGTCAAtataacgctaattcacctatatccgttgttgtttatccgcagggtaattttatcacctatatccgttgttgttttgatttttgaatagggcatttagggatgtcaagttaACGGgcggtggtttaaaattgcaaagtttctaaaaagataatgaaaattttgccatttgaaaccaccgtccgtcgacttgatatccctagataacttgttttttaaatggcggatataggttaccctgcggataaaggggAACTAGCATTACATCAAATAAGAATCTTTTACGGTCTGCTATCATGTGGTGATCTCTAACATTCAGATTCTATCATTTACTACAGACCGGGAACCTGCGCCTGTTGCCCAGATGCCGCCCTTCCTCACTTGCTCTCAGTGGGCTTGTGTTGTCATCACCGCATCTGCTGTATTAGCAATGCTGCTGTCGGGCCTCTTCATCACGGAGCACACAGAATCCCGTCCACCCAACCCACCGTATCCTACAGCACCGGTCAGGGATATAAAGGTAAATGGATTTATGATGGTCTACCTTACCATATACATATTGATCTAGGAGGACTAAATATGTGGCTTCCGTCTGAAACGGACTATGGCTGGCCTATTATAGCTGCAGAGTGTATTCGGCACGCAAATGGCATttaggcaacagcaagtaaatttatggatgacatccacgcgctcattaattttcgcctgatttcagaaacaCTAACACTTtttacaacaagagttcgtagacctgcatgaaatatattAGGTGTCTGAAGACCtactgtgtatttttttccttttttgtctgtggtggttggaaaagtgagctTTTTACGGTGTTGGTCGTGCACGCCTTAATGATTATGAATCTGAATATTAAATAGGGGTAAAATTGCTTCATGCTTTAATGCCTTGAAGACTTGAAACACAAAGCAAATTGATATGAATTACTGGTTTCTTCCACAGGTTCTATCATCCAGCTCACACGGCTACACAGCCCAAACGACAATTGTTTCACCTACCACAACTCTGGGAACAAACGCTCACACCTCTGTCAACAAGGAAGGTAAGGATAACTTTATATATATTCAAATAAACATGAAACTTCTTGcaacaaaatcaatgaaaatacaaacaggcaacagtataattccggacaaacactttaattccggaaaaccttaatttaaaaaaaaaagattgaccaGATGAATTGATACTTGTAGGTATGACATATCAAAGGATGATGAATATataggttgcaattagatgtctctatGGCTGTGGGCCAGAATTCTGGCTGCGAACCAGAATTCTGGAAAACTGAACCAGAAGTCTGACAGAATTCTGGGACACTGTGCCCGAATTCTGTAGACCTTTCTTTGTAGAGACATCTAATTGTAACCTACGTATCCACTaccctttgatatatcatacctacaaatattaattcatctggtcaatctattttgaaattattaaggTTTTCCGGAATTAGAGTGTTTGTACAGAATCATACTCTGTCAACTGTTGGAAACATTTGCTTAAAGTCATGTATAGACCAGGCTACTTTGCATTTTAGTGCCTAGCAGGCCTCCTTTCCTTTAACACAAGCTCTATCGCAATGATTTGATGATATCCATGTTGTAGAGAAATTGCTAACACTTtcacttccaacactgaattaaactatagggactaaattttcggtcaatctccgttGACCTTAAGCTTGTTCACATAATAACCTATCTCcaacagtgacgtcaggaacacaccacttttgcaggagggggtcaaaGGTTTCAAAAAGTTTTATGTCGCCCCCagtctctgttgagggtggaCCAGTGGGCTCAAATGTACACTGCCTCCGAAAATG
It includes:
- the LOC118408269 gene encoding kelch-like protein 24 translates to MMAAPRSLASFDFCHNPHAGSLLQGLQELRSDNQLVDVTLCVSGKEIPCHRNVLAACSEYFRAMFCNGHRESQEHKVTIHEVNSDVMQLLVDYAYTSKVTITKDKAAELLEGANFFQIQPVRDVCVSFLFSNLSAENCLQMMQLGNMLSSQDLEDKARVYAMKEFVEASKTPAFLSLTKDQLVALISSDELKAREEVVYTAVMAWINHDTRKRKKEMRELMELVRFPFMDKLYFLENVETNDAIRKSCQDLVMEAHKFHLYPGEVQSPRTVPRSASGWTEMVLHIGGIIKKGSGEDNPTVYKHNVSTRYRLLAFINKDVVPVFAVASLGTDGVIFSSGKNVLMFQQEARLILTGCSRLDDMMTERHDHKLAVTRGKVYAIGGRNDDVSALASVEVYDLREKFWKDGVALPQARYNHAVAVLDGNIYVIGGYDAERKLTSTVFRFKPGDSEWHQQKDMPVRGACISAATLNGNIYVAGLRSKVLCFKPSECGGVSQVWATSWT